In one bacterium genomic region, the following are encoded:
- the rbfA gene encoding 30S ribosome-binding factor RbfA, with translation MTQAILEVLSELIQTSVKDPRVGFVTLNQVKLNRDHSVAEVFFSVMGEEADPATSLKGLKKAKGFLQSRLSRTLGLRAAPDLRFVHDDSVAKAVDMGALLDDLKDQGEFLTEEEKKRRLTLDDIEPPVELLRGLRAGQRFWVVPHHNPDPDAMGSALAMAEALRAMGREVRVMGYCDPPIGLTNLPGFADVTDCEDADELFDEERPDTLLLVDCHRIDRCGPLEETLERFSVRWCIDHHLVSGRKAPEPGWVEARACSSCTLVHQVITSLGEGDGDDPPFDLTLDMATNLYAGLVTDTGGFRFSNTVPFTFEFARRLSELGVDTAAVSGQTLHRYRREGVAMLQRVLETFAYHAEGRILVAHATRAMLDETGAAMGDTEGFVNIATAVDGVEIVAFLKEIGDDTWRVSLRSRTGDVQQVAARHGGGGHAKAAGCTIEGAVDEVAAQLVAELTGTLAS, from the coding sequence GTGACCCAGGCCATCCTCGAGGTCCTCAGCGAGCTCATCCAGACCTCGGTGAAGGACCCGCGCGTGGGTTTCGTGACCCTCAACCAGGTGAAGCTGAACCGTGACCACTCGGTGGCCGAGGTCTTCTTCTCGGTGATGGGGGAGGAGGCCGATCCGGCCACGAGCCTCAAGGGGCTGAAGAAGGCCAAGGGCTTCCTGCAGAGCCGCCTGTCGCGCACCCTGGGCCTGCGCGCGGCGCCGGACCTGCGCTTCGTGCACGACGACTCGGTGGCCAAGGCCGTCGACATGGGGGCGCTGCTCGACGACCTGAAGGACCAGGGCGAGTTCCTCACCGAGGAGGAGAAGAAGCGCCGCCTGACCCTCGACGACATCGAACCGCCGGTCGAGCTGCTGCGCGGCCTGCGCGCGGGGCAGCGCTTCTGGGTGGTGCCGCACCACAATCCCGATCCGGACGCCATGGGCAGCGCCCTGGCCATGGCCGAGGCCCTGCGGGCCATGGGGCGCGAGGTGCGGGTCATGGGCTACTGCGACCCGCCCATCGGGCTGACGAACCTGCCGGGCTTCGCCGACGTGACCGACTGCGAGGACGCCGACGAGCTCTTCGACGAGGAGCGTCCGGACACGCTGCTGCTGGTGGACTGCCACCGCATCGACCGCTGCGGCCCCCTCGAGGAGACCCTCGAACGCTTCAGCGTCCGCTGGTGCATCGACCACCACCTGGTGAGCGGCCGCAAGGCGCCGGAGCCGGGCTGGGTCGAGGCGCGGGCGTGCTCGTCGTGCACGCTGGTGCACCAGGTCATCACGTCCCTGGGCGAAGGCGACGGCGACGACCCGCCCTTCGACCTCACCCTGGACATGGCGACGAACCTCTACGCCGGGCTGGTGACCGACACCGGCGGCTTCCGCTTCAGCAACACCGTGCCCTTCACCTTCGAGTTCGCACGGCGGCTGAGCGAGCTGGGGGTCGACACGGCGGCGGTGTCGGGCCAGACCCTGCACCGCTACCGGCGCGAGGGCGTGGCCATGCTGCAGCGCGTGCTGGAGACGTTCGCCTACCACGCCGAGGGGCGCATCCTGGTGGCCCACGCCACGCGGGCCATGCTCGACGAGACAGGCGCGGCCATGGGCGACACCGAGGGCTTCGTGAACATCGCCACGGCGGTGGACGGGGTCGAGATCGTGGCCTTCCTCAAGGAGATCGGCGACGACACCTGGCGCGTCTCGCTGCGCTCGCGCACCGGCGACGTGCAGCAGGTGGCGGCGCGGCACGGGGGCGGGGGGCACGCCAAGGCCGCCGGCTGCACCATCGAGGGGGCCGTGGACGAGGT